One window from the genome of Dermacentor silvarum isolate Dsil-2018 chromosome 7, BIME_Dsil_1.4, whole genome shotgun sequence encodes:
- the LOC119457628 gene encoding histone H2A: MSGRGKGGKAKAKGKSRSSRAGLQFPVGRIHRLLRKGNYSERVGAGAPVYLAAVLEYLAAEVLELAGNAARDNKKTRIIPRHLQLAIRNDEELNKLLSGVTISQGGVLPNIQAVLLPKKTGQTSTAGKPGKKGGSSQEF; encoded by the coding sequence ATGTCTGGTCGCGGCAAGGGCGGAAAGGCGAAGGCGAAGGGAAAGTCCAGGTCTTCACGGGCCGGTCTCCAGTTTCCCGTAGGCCGAATCCACCGACTTCTGCGCAAGGGCAACTACAGTGAGCGGGTGGGTGCCGGCGCCCCGGTCTACTTGGCAGCCGTGTTGGAGTACCTGGCCGCCGAGGTGCTGGAATTGGCGGGAAACGCTGCCCGCGACAACAAGAAGACGCGCATCATCCCACGTCACCTGCAACTGGCCATTCGCAACGATGAGGAGCTCAACAAGCTGCTCTCGGGCGTCACCATCTCGCAAGGCGGTGTTCTGCCTAACATTCAGGCCGTCCTGCTGCCCAAGAAGACCGGCCAGACCAGCACAGCCGGCAAACCCGGCAAGAAAGGCGGTTCCAGCCAGGAGTTTTGA